One window of Aliarcobacter lanthieri genomic DNA carries:
- the arsC gene encoding arsenate reductase (glutaredoxin) (This arsenate reductase requires both glutathione and glutaredoxin to convert arsenate to arsenite, after which the efflux transporter formed by ArsA and ArsB can extrude the arsenite from the cell, providing resistance.): MQDIQIWHNQSCSKSRDAMDLLNEKNIKVEVINYLENPPSIEELKDILKKLNIKAKELLRDNEELYVTLNLKDEDNEEKIIEIMVQNPILIQRPIIIKGQKAVIARPIENLKELLNEF; the protein is encoded by the coding sequence ATGCAAGATATTCAAATTTGGCACAATCAAAGTTGTTCAAAATCAAGAGATGCTATGGATTTGTTGAATGAAAAAAATATAAAAGTAGAAGTTATAAATTATTTAGAAAATCCACCATCAATTGAAGAATTAAAAGATATATTAAAAAAATTAAATATAAAAGCAAAAGAGCTTTTAAGAGATAATGAAGAATTATATGTAACTTTGAATCTAAAAGATGAAGATAATGAAGAAAAAATCATTGAAATTATGGTACAAAATCCTATTTTAATACAACGCCCAATTATCATAAAAGGACAAAAAGCTGTTATTGCAAGACCAATTGAAAATTTAAAAGAGCTATTGAATGAATTTTGA
- a CDS encoding AAA family ATPase → MMDINEEKNYNLSGVLKKVLYKNDETKYVIAVLENNQKICGTYFDADIEKMVGEEILMSGNWTTHNKYGVQFEFNTLQVKEHELFFFLTKIVKGFTKKLANEILDKYNEDGLIEILEKNPNELLKFKGIKEKKLKSIIDSWHQFKHLRELGSFLGKFGVTSNLITKVYATFSEVDNLIEKIKNNPYILINIKGIGFKRADEIAKALGIDPKSPFRIRACVNYTLREFCDNNGNSSIDKFHLYKLLDDNLRFINEEHLYEEVIIEMLAKEEVYTTKENRLAPSMLYFAEKNILDFFNRRKDEKNKKIIEYFDDYLEKKEKTLGFSLSDEQKKAVELINSGEKTLFLIGYAGTGKSTSSRAILELLEETMSYDDIMTIALSGIASQRISDTTGYNSSTIQSLLVKHKEKDFFPYKAILLDEASMVNSVTFYQIISKIDDDTIFIIVGDDGQLPAIGAGNILADAIKYELAPICKLTKIYRQNENQAIAVIANDIRKGELPNYKEEYEDFKFVDVSISNYYSIKNSLSQNEFANLRGENSEYILNNILNISSDYIQQYYEYIKNKDISKALILFQVITPMKGGMLGVENLNIELQRLFNHTKTKSLKIKEFEYKLTDKVIHIKNENMKAQTMSMYKSNSTEYMERRVYNGQLGLIIKLDFDEQKCIVLYPNDDMVVFYDFDNIQNLLSLAYCLTIHKTQGMEYENALIPMSFSHYIMHNTKLLYTAITRAKKMCFIVGEEEAFKSACKKIEVTIRESIINDLMSKNLKSVTSKNIETITI, encoded by the coding sequence ATGATGGATATTAATGAAGAGAAGAATTATAACTTAAGTGGAGTTCTAAAAAAAGTTCTTTATAAAAATGATGAAACAAAGTATGTTATAGCTGTTTTAGAAAATAATCAAAAAATATGTGGGACATATTTTGATGCTGATATTGAAAAAATGGTAGGTGAAGAGATACTAATGAGTGGTAACTGGACTACTCATAATAAATATGGAGTTCAATTTGAATTTAATACTTTACAAGTAAAAGAACATGAACTTTTTTTCTTTCTTACAAAAATTGTAAAAGGGTTTACAAAAAAATTAGCAAATGAAATATTGGATAAGTATAATGAAGATGGATTAATAGAAATTTTAGAAAAAAATCCAAATGAATTACTAAAGTTTAAAGGTATAAAAGAAAAAAAATTAAAAAGTATAATTGACTCTTGGCATCAGTTTAAACACTTAAGAGAATTGGGAAGCTTTTTAGGAAAATTTGGAGTAACATCAAACTTAATTACAAAAGTTTATGCAACATTTAGTGAAGTTGATAACTTAATAGAAAAAATTAAAAATAATCCATATATATTAATAAATATAAAAGGAATAGGGTTTAAAAGAGCAGATGAAATAGCAAAAGCTTTAGGAATTGATCCAAAATCACCTTTTAGAATAAGGGCATGTGTAAATTACACTTTAAGAGAGTTTTGTGATAATAATGGAAATTCATCAATAGATAAATTTCATCTATATAAGCTTTTAGATGATAATTTAAGATTTATAAATGAAGAACATTTATATGAAGAAGTTATTATTGAGATGCTTGCAAAAGAAGAAGTTTATACAACAAAAGAGAATAGATTAGCCCCTTCGATGTTATATTTTGCAGAAAAAAATATTTTAGATTTTTTTAATAGAAGAAAAGATGAAAAGAACAAAAAGATTATTGAATATTTTGATGACTATTTAGAAAAAAAAGAGAAAACTTTAGGTTTTTCTTTAAGTGATGAACAAAAAAAAGCTGTTGAACTTATAAATAGTGGAGAAAAGACTCTATTTTTAATAGGTTATGCAGGGACAGGGAAATCTACTTCAAGTAGAGCTATATTAGAACTTCTTGAAGAGACTATGAGTTATGATGATATTATGACTATAGCTTTAAGTGGAATTGCTAGTCAAAGAATAAGCGATACAACAGGATATAACTCTTCAACTATTCAAAGTTTACTTGTAAAACATAAAGAGAAAGATTTTTTTCCATATAAGGCTATTTTACTTGATGAAGCTTCTATGGTAAATTCAGTTACTTTTTATCAGATTATTTCAAAAATCGATGATGATACGATATTTATAATTGTAGGAGATGATGGTCAGCTTCCAGCTATTGGAGCAGGAAATATATTAGCAGATGCTATCAAATATGAACTTGCACCTATTTGTAAGCTTACAAAAATATATAGACAAAATGAAAATCAAGCAATAGCAGTTATTGCAAATGATATAAGAAAAGGTGAATTGCCAAATTATAAAGAAGAATATGAAGATTTTAAATTTGTTGATGTATCTATCTCAAACTATTATTCTATAAAAAACTCATTGAGTCAAAATGAGTTTGCAAATTTGAGAGGAGAAAATAGTGAGTATATTTTGAATAATATTCTAAATATTTCTAGTGATTATATACAGCAGTATTATGAATATATTAAAAATAAAGATATATCAAAAGCTTTGATTTTATTTCAAGTTATTACTCCTATGAAAGGTGGAATGCTAGGAGTTGAAAACCTAAATATTGAACTTCAAAGGTTATTTAATCATACAAAAACAAAGAGTTTAAAAATAAAAGAATTTGAGTATAAATTAACAGATAAAGTAATTCATATAAAAAATGAAAATATGAAAGCTCAAACTATGAGTATGTATAAAAGCAATTCTACTGAGTATATGGAAAGAAGAGTTTATAATGGACAATTAGGACTTATTATAAAACTTGATTTTGATGAACAAAAATGTATAGTTTTATATCCAAATGATGATATGGTAGTTTTTTATGATTTTGATAATATTCAAAATCTTTTATCTTTAGCATATTGTTTAACTATTCATAAAACACAAGGGATGGAGTATGAAAATGCACTTATTCCTATGAGCTTTTCTCATTATATTATGCATAACACAAAACTATTATATACTGCAATTACAAGAGCAAAAAAAATGTGTTTTATAGTTGGAGAAGAAGAAGCTTTTAAAAGTGCATGTAAAAAAATAGAAGTAACAATAAGAGAATCTATTATAAATGATTTAATGAGTAAAAATTTAAAGAGTGTAACTTCAAAAAACATAGAAACAATAACAATTTAA
- a CDS encoding peptidylprolyl isomerase — protein MITWMQRHKKWLVITIWISTIAFVGAGFVGWGSYNYGSKGGVVAVVGNKEITIDEYNQEYSKLYSQYAQLFGNSFNKELAEQLRLSDVAFSQLLQKNLIMAYGSDLGLIVTQEEVAKELIKYEEFKTDGRFDKDKYIKILNQNRMSPKEFEDSIESSILFQKIQALFNIEPIANEIENISKLLFIEDDITYKILNIDDMKVTATEDDIKKFYEDNKNFYKSEISYDLEIKELGLKSASSTEEEIQSHYEKFKSDYKFEDGKLKSFEEAKEQVIKDLDENFTKREALTLYLNLKKGEDSFEKKVTFEDSKLPFIAENIERIKEAKNTEIIKPFFENDKFYVVKLSKINPSTILSYEDAKDKVLIDLTKELKSKKLDEVAQNELKEFKGIDVAGINRASAAKIQGLNEREAIEFLNQLFASSQKESVIRVGSKAILYRVNSSKMANYDKSKDNFIKDEIKQVQEADLISNLLKKLENSFTIKTSIQTTKE, from the coding sequence ATGATAACTTGGATGCAAAGGCATAAAAAGTGGTTGGTAATTACTATTTGGATTAGTACAATAGCATTTGTTGGTGCTGGATTTGTTGGCTGGGGTTCTTATAACTATGGCTCAAAAGGTGGAGTTGTAGCAGTTGTGGGAAATAAAGAAATTACAATAGATGAATATAATCAAGAGTATTCAAAATTATATTCTCAATATGCTCAACTTTTTGGAAATTCATTTAATAAAGAATTAGCAGAGCAATTAAGATTGAGTGATGTTGCATTTTCTCAACTTTTACAAAAAAATCTTATTATGGCTTATGGAAGTGATTTGGGTTTAATTGTTACTCAAGAAGAGGTAGCAAAAGAGTTAATAAAATATGAAGAGTTTAAAACTGATGGAAGATTTGATAAAGATAAATATATAAAAATTCTAAATCAAAATAGAATGTCTCCAAAAGAATTTGAAGATAGTATAGAAAGTTCTATTTTATTTCAAAAAATTCAAGCACTATTTAATATAGAGCCAATAGCAAATGAGATTGAGAATATTAGTAAATTATTATTTATTGAAGATGATATAACTTATAAAATTTTAAATATAGATGATATGAAAGTTACTGCAACTGAAGATGATATAAAAAAGTTTTATGAAGATAATAAAAATTTTTATAAAAGTGAAATTTCTTATGATTTAGAAATAAAAGAATTGGGTTTAAAATCTGCAAGTTCTACTGAAGAAGAGATACAATCTCACTATGAAAAGTTTAAAAGTGATTATAAATTTGAAGATGGAAAATTAAAATCTTTTGAAGAAGCAAAAGAACAAGTTATTAAAGATTTAGATGAAAATTTTACAAAAAGAGAAGCTTTAACTTTATATTTAAATCTTAAAAAAGGTGAAGATAGTTTTGAGAAAAAAGTTACTTTTGAAGATAGTAAGCTGCCTTTTATAGCTGAAAATATAGAAAGAATTAAAGAAGCTAAGAATACAGAAATTATAAAACCATTTTTTGAAAATGATAAATTTTATGTAGTGAAATTATCAAAAATAAATCCATCTACTATTTTATCTTATGAAGATGCAAAAGATAAAGTGCTAATTGATTTAACAAAAGAATTGAAATCTAAAAAACTTGATGAAGTTGCTCAAAACGAATTAAAAGAGTTTAAAGGTATTGATGTAGCTGGAATTAATCGTGCAAGTGCAGCAAAAATTCAAGGTTTAAATGAAAGAGAAGCTATAGAATTTTTAAATCAACTTTTTGCTAGTTCACAAAAAGAGTCTGTAATTAGAGTTGGTTCAAAAGCTATACTTTATAGAGTAAATAGTTCAAAAATGGCTAATTATGATAAATCAAAAGATAACTTTATTAAAGATGAAATAAAACAAGTACAAGAAGCAGATTTAATATCAAATCTTCTTAAAAAACTTGAGAATAGTTTTACAATAAAAACATCTATACAAACTACAAAGGAGTAG
- the ftsA gene encoding cell division protein FtsA, which translates to MNNINDVFLTINIGSSATTAVITKPKYDLDNSVEILGFGIQESIGVNKGLVTNIEDISRTIKDAILKAKESVTEAIGTTVVSISGNYTKGIKGSGAVNIPNGLVTESDINQAMQMALSNSIILPEYEVVHVIPLFFKVDEEEVDNPISMNGSRLEVSVYIVTAKRNALINIKSALKVFGIDDVRFVLDSYASTLAVLDEQQKKIGAVVINLGATTTEFVYFKGNSIIYNGFIPVGSKNITNDLSVMLHTPITSAEKIKIDYGSLIKDYSGNGDLGPSKVTIPRIDDEENFSEVALDYIQTIIHARVEEIIVLVKNQLKKNALLDNMGSGIVLTGGMSELGGIKELTKKIFEGIPVSISSPKNLPNAFRVSFDEPSKSTVVGLIMFALGINRGYQLDSSKKLIRPIRKGKTIEKISISTINNQSQQGNNPDMRISSNETILQPLDKNKKKGLWSRFIQKAEEWF; encoded by the coding sequence TTGAATAATATAAATGATGTATTTTTAACAATAAATATCGGTTCTAGTGCTACAACAGCAGTAATAACTAAACCAAAATATGATTTAGATAATAGTGTTGAAATACTAGGTTTTGGTATTCAAGAAAGCATAGGAGTAAATAAAGGTTTAGTTACAAATATTGAAGATATCTCAAGAACTATAAAAGATGCTATCTTAAAAGCAAAAGAAAGTGTTACAGAAGCTATTGGGACAACTGTTGTATCAATTTCTGGTAATTATACAAAAGGTATCAAAGGAAGTGGTGCAGTAAATATTCCAAATGGACTTGTAACAGAATCAGATATTAATCAAGCTATGCAAATGGCACTTTCAAATTCTATAATTCTTCCTGAATATGAAGTTGTACATGTAATTCCATTATTTTTTAAAGTTGATGAAGAAGAAGTTGATAATCCAATTTCTATGAATGGAAGTAGACTGGAAGTTTCTGTTTACATTGTAACTGCAAAAAGAAATGCACTTATAAATATTAAATCAGCTTTAAAAGTTTTTGGAATTGATGATGTAAGATTTGTTTTAGATTCTTATGCTTCAACTTTAGCTGTTTTAGATGAACAACAAAAGAAAATTGGAGCAGTTGTAATAAATCTTGGAGCAACGACAACAGAATTTGTATATTTTAAAGGAAACTCTATTATTTATAATGGATTTATCCCTGTTGGGTCAAAAAATATTACGAATGATTTATCTGTAATGTTACATACTCCTATAACTTCAGCTGAAAAGATAAAAATAGATTATGGTTCTTTAATTAAAGATTACTCAGGAAATGGAGATTTAGGACCATCTAAAGTTACAATTCCAAGAATTGATGATGAAGAAAATTTCTCAGAAGTTGCACTTGATTATATTCAAACTATAATTCATGCAAGAGTTGAAGAAATAATAGTTTTAGTAAAAAACCAATTAAAAAAGAATGCTTTACTAGATAATATGGGTTCTGGAATAGTATTAACAGGTGGTATGAGTGAACTTGGTGGTATCAAAGAGCTTACTAAAAAGATTTTTGAAGGAATTCCAGTTTCTATTTCATCTCCAAAAAATCTTCCAAATGCTTTTAGAGTTAGTTTTGATGAACCAAGTAAATCTACAGTTGTTGGATTGATAATGTTTGCTTTAGGAATAAATAGAGGTTACCAATTAGATTCTAGTAAAAAGCTTATTCGTCCAATTAGAAAAGGTAAAACTATAGAAAAAATATCAATTTCTACTATAAATAATCAATCTCAACAAGGAAATAATCCAGATATGAGAATTAGTAGTAATGAAACAATTTTACAACCACTTGATAAAAATAAGAAAAAAGGACTTTGGAGTAGATTTATACAGAAAGCTGAGGAGTGGTTTTAA
- the ftsZ gene encoding cell division protein FtsZ, which produces MENNNLFRIDDITVTEKMPTKALSNNLPKIAVIGVGGGGCNMINHMIEEGTHMIDLIVANTDLKVLHVSKAPKKIELGHSINNGFGAGMDPEVGRNSALESYEEVKETLKGADIVFVAAGLGGGTGTGAAPIIAKAAREVGALTVSVVTKPFSFEGRQRAGLANLGLEELKKVSDSLIVISNDKLISTVDESLGMRDAFKIVDNILYQAVNGMSQVILNPGSGADINADFADVKTIMKHKGIALMGIGKAKGEDAATIALENAVNSPLLEKVPIDGAKGVLIHFTVSPEISLLAISDIMGKINERSDINAQIIFGTTTDTTFDRDEVKITIIATGFEAKNDNKDEELEDGNDDLESTKVESTESTLDTPPLMRGYTVEYPLN; this is translated from the coding sequence ATGGAAAATAATAATTTATTTAGAATAGATGATATTACTGTAACAGAAAAGATGCCTACAAAAGCATTATCAAACAATCTTCCTAAAATAGCAGTTATTGGAGTTGGTGGAGGTGGTTGTAATATGATCAATCATATGATAGAAGAAGGTACTCATATGATTGATCTGATTGTTGCAAATACAGATTTAAAAGTACTTCATGTATCAAAAGCTCCAAAAAAAATAGAGTTAGGGCATAGTATTAATAATGGTTTTGGTGCTGGAATGGATCCTGAAGTTGGAAGAAATTCAGCACTAGAAAGTTATGAAGAAGTAAAAGAGACTTTAAAAGGTGCAGATATCGTTTTTGTTGCTGCTGGTCTTGGAGGTGGTACTGGTACTGGTGCTGCTCCAATAATAGCAAAAGCTGCAAGAGAAGTAGGAGCTCTAACTGTTTCAGTGGTTACTAAACCATTTAGTTTCGAAGGAAGACAAAGAGCAGGATTAGCAAATCTTGGGCTTGAAGAATTAAAAAAAGTTAGTGATTCTTTAATTGTTATTTCAAATGATAAACTTATTTCAACAGTTGATGAAAGCCTAGGAATGAGAGATGCTTTCAAAATTGTGGACAATATTTTGTATCAAGCTGTAAATGGAATGAGTCAAGTTATTTTAAATCCTGGAAGTGGAGCAGATATTAATGCTGACTTTGCTGATGTTAAAACTATTATGAAACATAAAGGTATCGCTTTAATGGGAATTGGGAAAGCAAAAGGTGAAGATGCTGCAACTATAGCTTTAGAAAATGCTGTAAATTCTCCTTTATTAGAGAAAGTTCCAATTGATGGAGCAAAAGGTGTTTTAATTCACTTTACAGTATCTCCAGAAATTTCTCTTTTAGCAATTAGTGATATTATGGGAAAAATCAATGAAAGATCTGATATTAATGCACAGATTATTTTTGGAACTACTACAGATACAACTTTTGATAGAGATGAAGTAAAAATTACTATTATAGCAACTGGTTTTGAAGCAAAAAATGATAATAAAGATGAAGAACTAGAAGATGGTAATGATGACTTAGAATCAACAAAAGTTGAATCAACAGAGAGTACTCTTGATACTCCACCACTTATGAGAGGATATACTGTTGAATATCCACTTAACTAA
- a CDS encoding YeeE/YedE family protein → MFEDLEIYKIVNILGLIIGLLFGIIAQKNQFCFSGSIKDYILIKSTKRAASVVMAMIVAVISTSIIVSIFNIDLTQSAYFKSNINYFAIILGGILFGSGMMIADGCSSRSIVKFGQGDSNAIITLLFIAIFAYATTKGILYGIFNPFINNEFLIEISKSIDNFQLNIFVVLAILIVILAILIKKIKRVFSLFDGVLIGLLVSFAWFITGYLGSESFERTIELTSISFVYPSAKTLELFTYYEVNELSLGVCIVIGALIGTYISSFFNKKYSFGCTANKNLNKVKYNMIGGAMMGIGGIMAIGCTVGQGLSGLSTLAFSSFLAIISIFISGYFTGKILHKYNKLPMCFIFEWDDNDKNKPINYDI, encoded by the coding sequence ATGTTTGAAGATTTAGAAATATATAAAATCGTCAATATATTAGGACTAATTATTGGTCTTTTATTTGGAATAATTGCTCAAAAAAATCAATTTTGTTTTAGTGGTTCAATAAAAGATTATATTTTAATAAAATCAACAAAAAGAGCTGCTTCAGTTGTAATGGCAATGATTGTAGCAGTTATTTCTACATCAATTATAGTAAGTATTTTTAATATTGATCTTACACAAAGTGCTTATTTTAAATCAAATATCAACTATTTTGCTATTATTTTAGGTGGGATACTTTTTGGTAGTGGAATGATGATTGCAGATGGCTGTAGCAGTAGAAGTATTGTAAAATTTGGACAAGGTGACTCAAATGCAATAATTACACTACTATTTATAGCAATATTTGCTTATGCAACAACAAAAGGTATTTTATATGGTATTTTTAATCCATTCATAAATAATGAATTTTTAATAGAAATTTCAAAAAGCATAGATAATTTCCAATTAAATATCTTTGTTGTCTTAGCTATTTTAATAGTAATCTTAGCAATTTTAATAAAAAAAATTAAAAGAGTTTTCTCTTTATTTGATGGAGTACTAATAGGTTTATTAGTTAGCTTTGCATGGTTTATTACGGGATATCTTGGTAGTGAAAGTTTTGAAAGAACTATTGAATTAACTAGTATTAGCTTTGTTTATCCTAGTGCAAAAACTTTAGAATTATTTACATATTATGAAGTAAATGAATTGTCTTTGGGTGTTTGTATTGTAATTGGAGCTTTAATAGGAACATATATTTCTTCTTTTTTTAATAAAAAATATAGCTTTGGATGTACAGCAAATAAAAATCTAAATAAAGTAAAGTACAATATGATTGGTGGGGCGATGATGGGTATTGGTGGTATTATGGCTATTGGATGTACAGTTGGGCAAGGTCTTAGTGGTTTATCAACTTTAGCGTTTAGTTCATTTTTAGCAATTATTTCAATTTTTATTTCAGGATATTTTACAGGAAAGATATTACATAAATACAATAAACTTCCAATGTGTTTTATATTTGAGTGGGATGATAATGATAAAAATAAACCTATAAACTATGATATTTAA
- the metX gene encoding homoserine O-acetyltransferase MetX, which produces MKIETKIEKFNEPLYLESGRLLEKFEIIYETYGTLNEDKSNVIIICHALSGSHHAAGRYENEAKPGWWDKFIGDGKAIDTKKYFVICSNNIGSSYGSTSPMSIDPATKKEYRLKFPVLTISDIVKAQMKLYGKLGIKNAIAVIGGSMGGMQTLCYSIEHPNFAKHYIAMATTAYTRPWVIAINKIALEAIRHDPNFKNGNYEKNDLKALGLPGLAVGRMAGLIAYLSPGLFNKKFGRDYVQTDGLYELFGRFEIEKYLEYNSYSFPKFFDPLSYLYICKTINIFDAGRNKDKLEDSFLKIEGKLHLIAFSDDMLFFPNEMEEIRDIMIKIGKKEQVTFKLVDSSSGHDSFLVEVEKFEEHIKDILKEY; this is translated from the coding sequence TTGAAGATAGAGACAAAAATAGAGAAATTTAATGAGCCATTATATCTTGAAAGTGGAAGACTTTTAGAAAAATTTGAGATTATTTATGAGACTTATGGAACATTAAATGAAGATAAATCAAATGTAATTATTATTTGCCATGCACTTTCTGGTAGCCACCATGCAGCTGGACGATATGAAAATGAAGCAAAACCAGGATGGTGGGATAAGTTTATAGGTGATGGAAAAGCTATTGATACAAAAAAATATTTTGTAATTTGTTCAAATAATATTGGAAGTTCTTATGGTTCAACAAGTCCTATGAGTATTGATCCAGCTACAAAAAAAGAGTATAGATTAAAATTTCCTGTTTTAACAATATCTGATATTGTTAAAGCACAAATGAAACTTTATGGAAAATTGGGTATTAAAAATGCTATTGCTGTTATTGGTGGAAGTATGGGAGGAATGCAAACTCTTTGTTATTCAATAGAACATCCAAACTTTGCCAAACACTATATTGCAATGGCAACAACAGCATATACAAGACCTTGGGTAATTGCTATAAATAAAATAGCACTTGAAGCTATAAGACATGATCCAAATTTTAAAAATGGAAATTATGAAAAAAATGATTTAAAAGCTTTAGGTTTACCTGGACTTGCAGTTGGAAGAATGGCAGGTCTTATAGCATATCTAAGCCCAGGACTTTTTAATAAAAAATTTGGAAGAGATTATGTACAAACAGATGGATTATATGAACTTTTTGGAAGATTTGAGATAGAAAAATATCTTGAATATAATTCATATAGTTTTCCAAAGTTTTTTGATCCTTTATCATATTTGTATATTTGTAAAACAATAAATATTTTTGATGCAGGAAGAAATAAAGATAAATTAGAAGATAGTTTTTTAAAAATAGAAGGAAAACTTCATCTAATAGCATTTAGTGATGATATGTTGTTTTTTCCGAATGAGATGGAAGAAATACGTGATATTATGATAAAAATAGGGAAAAAAGAACAAGTTACATTCAAACTTGTTGATAGTTCAAGTGGACATGACTCATTTTTAGTTGAAGTTGAAAAATTTGAAGAACATATAAAAGATATTTTAAAGGAGTATTAA
- the xseB gene encoding exodeoxyribonuclease VII small subunit, with product MEEKDINFEDKILKAKEILEKLSNPQITLSDSLKLYKDGIGELENAQKLLDEAKLIFNTVNKDD from the coding sequence ATGGAAGAAAAAGATATAAATTTTGAAGATAAAATATTAAAAGCAAAAGAGATTTTAGAAAAACTTTCAAATCCACAAATTACACTTAGTGATTCATTAAAACTTTATAAAGATGGAATAGGTGAATTAGAAAATGCACAAAAACTTTTAGATGAAGCAAAACTTATTTTTAATACGGTGAATAAAGATGATTGA
- the nhaA gene encoding Na+/H+ antiporter NhaA — protein sequence MIEIGGKIKKRSRVIDTFISKEALSGLLLIFVTVFAIFIANSNIGPMYFELWDKDFGLALGGQTITMPLRLWINDGLMALFFLMVSLEIKREILIGELAGASKAFFPFIASLGGMIVPALIYIYYNPDNMIGFGIPMGTDTAFAIAILMLLGRRVNPSVKLFLVTLAVIDDLGAILVVALIYTSELHLEYFVHVGVVYSLIWLLNYFNVKKLLPYLILGIFLWIYIHETGVHATIAGVLLAFAIPISSKMDEKDFIDTTKSNLYDFESHQDANPILNNRQINALEGIAYGYDRVQNPLIRLEHNLHGFSAFFVMPIFAFSNAGVLLDFTAVTQHLMIVLGVGLGLLVGKPLGIFSFVYIATKFKLIKKPSNISWFEILSVGFIAGIGFTMSIFIANLAFDDEVIISAIKIGIFLASFAATVIGVTLIILKDRLKYRSK from the coding sequence ATGATTGAAATAGGTGGTAAAATCAAAAAACGAAGTAGGGTAATAGATACTTTTATATCAAAAGAGGCTTTAAGTGGACTTCTTTTAATATTTGTTACAGTTTTCGCAATATTTATAGCAAACTCTAATATTGGTCCTATGTACTTTGAACTTTGGGATAAAGATTTTGGATTGGCTTTAGGAGGACAAACTATTACTATGCCTCTACGACTTTGGATAAATGATGGTTTGATGGCACTATTTTTTCTAATGGTTAGTTTAGAGATAAAAAGAGAGATTTTAATTGGAGAATTAGCTGGAGCTTCTAAAGCATTTTTTCCATTTATTGCATCTTTGGGTGGTATGATAGTTCCAGCATTAATTTATATCTATTATAATCCAGATAATATGATAGGATTTGGTATTCCAATGGGAACTGATACTGCCTTTGCAATAGCCATTTTAATGCTTTTAGGAAGAAGAGTAAATCCTTCAGTAAAACTTTTTTTAGTTACACTTGCAGTAATTGATGATTTAGGTGCTATATTAGTTGTTGCTTTGATTTATACAAGTGAATTACATTTAGAGTATTTTGTTCACGTAGGAGTAGTTTATTCTTTAATATGGTTATTAAACTATTTTAATGTTAAAAAACTTTTACCATATTTAATATTAGGTATATTTTTATGGATATACATTCATGAAACTGGAGTTCATGCAACTATTGCTGGTGTTTTATTGGCTTTTGCTATTCCTATTAGTTCTAAAATGGATGAAAAAGATTTTATTGATACAACTAAATCTAATCTTTATGATTTTGAATCACATCAAGATGCAAATCCAATTTTAAATAATAGACAAATAAATGCTTTAGAAGGGATAGCTTATGGATATGATAGAGTTCAAAATCCACTTATAAGATTAGAACATAATTTACATGGTTTTTCAGCATTTTTTGTAATGCCAATATTTGCTTTTTCAAATGCTGGAGTATTACTTGATTTTACAGCTGTTACTCAACATTTGATGATAGTATTAGGTGTAGGATTAGGTCTTTTAGTTGGAAAACCTTTAGGTATTTTTTCTTTTGTCTATATTGCAACAAAATTTAAACTTATTAAAAAACCATCAAATATATCTTGGTTTGAAATCTTATCTGTTGGGTTTATCGCTGGGATTGGATTTACAATGTCTATTTTTATAGCAAATTTAGCATTTGATGATGAAGTTATAATCTCTGCAATAAAAATAGGAATTTTCTTAGCATCTTTTGCAGCAACTGTCATAGGTGTAACTTTAATTATTCTTAAAGATAGATTAAAATATAGAAGCAAATAG